A window from Aeromonas rivipollensis encodes these proteins:
- the sugE gene encoding quaternary ammonium compound efflux SMR transporter SugE — translation MPWLLLLLAGLFEVAWAIGLKYTDGFSRPLPTLLTLSAMGVSVLLLAMAVKQLPLGTAYAVWTGIGAVGTVLMGIWLFNEPATLARVLCLLLIIGGILGLKFIG, via the coding sequence ATGCCCTGGTTACTCCTGCTACTGGCCGGCCTGTTCGAGGTCGCCTGGGCCATCGGCCTCAAGTACACCGACGGTTTCAGCCGTCCCCTCCCCACCCTGCTGACCCTCTCTGCCATGGGGGTGAGCGTGCTGTTGCTCGCCATGGCGGTCAAACAACTGCCACTTGGCACCGCCTACGCGGTCTGGACCGGCATAGGCGCGGTCGGCACTGTGTTGATGGGGATCTGGCTGTTCAACGAGCCGGCCACCCTGGCCCGGGTGCTTTGCCTGCTGCTGATCATCGGCGGTATCCTGGGGCTCAAGTTTATCGGCTGA
- the clpS gene encoding ATP-dependent Clp protease adapter ClpS, which produces MSKQKELFANEEIAEAEKTKLQPPPMYKVVLNNDDYTPMEFVVEVLQRFFGMDLEKATQVMLSVHYSGKGVCGTFTAEIAETKVVQVNTYSRNNEHPLLCTMEKA; this is translated from the coding sequence ATGAGCAAGCAGAAAGAACTCTTTGCTAATGAAGAGATTGCAGAAGCAGAGAAAACGAAGCTGCAACCGCCACCCATGTACAAGGTCGTCTTGAACAACGATGACTACACACCGATGGAGTTCGTGGTGGAGGTGCTGCAAAGGTTCTTTGGTATGGATCTGGAGAAGGCGACTCAGGTCATGCTGAGCGTGCATTATAGTGGTAAGGGAGTCTGCGGCACATTTACCGCCGAGATTGCCGAGACCAAAGTGGTCCAGGTCAACACCTATTCACGTAATAACGAACATCCACTGCTATGTACCATGGAAAAGGCTTGA
- a CDS encoding B3/4 domain-containing protein: MPFMTPQIDTRVTRLAPGFRALSIQVDGATMVDRNVGAQALARACQSVAAGGAPWAQDHLSAWGEVFKRFGAKPQRTPCSAQALLKRVQREGSLPCIDPVVDLYNAISIEYAIPVGGEDLTAYEGSPRLIIADGTELFDTMKEGAPAHETPEPGEVVWCDDRGVTCRRWNWRQGTRTRLSAESGQMWFILESLPEMPLAALQEAGDRLIEGLRQMMPGARIESVLIGNPDGA, translated from the coding sequence ATGCCATTCATGACACCACAGATTGATACCAGGGTGACCAGGCTGGCCCCGGGATTCCGGGCCCTGAGCATCCAGGTCGACGGGGCCACCATGGTCGATCGCAACGTCGGCGCACAAGCGCTGGCGCGGGCCTGTCAATCCGTTGCGGCGGGCGGTGCGCCCTGGGCACAGGATCATCTGTCCGCCTGGGGCGAGGTGTTCAAACGCTTCGGTGCCAAGCCCCAGCGGACCCCCTGTTCGGCACAAGCGCTGCTCAAGCGGGTGCAACGGGAGGGCAGCCTGCCTTGCATCGATCCCGTCGTCGATCTCTACAACGCCATCAGCATCGAATACGCCATCCCCGTCGGTGGGGAGGATCTCACCGCTTATGAGGGGTCGCCCCGGTTGATCATTGCCGATGGCACCGAACTGTTTGACACCATGAAGGAGGGGGCCCCTGCCCACGAGACCCCCGAACCTGGCGAGGTGGTCTGGTGTGATGACAGAGGCGTGACCTGTCGCCGCTGGAATTGGCGTCAGGGGACCAGAACCCGGCTCAGCGCCGAGTCCGGGCAGATGTGGTTCATCCTGGAAAGCTTGCCTGAAATGCCGCTGGCGGCGCTGCAGGAGGCCGGTGATCGGCTGATCGAGGGGTTGAGGCAGATGATGCCGGGCGCCCGGATAGAGAGCGTATTGATAGGAAACCCCGACGGAGCATGA
- the focA gene encoding formate transporter FocA, translating into MKAESPFDCLKPEAIAALAEDITYAKATKPAHKVIPLAITAGAFIAIAFVFYITVTTGSSGMAWGMSKLVGGLCFSLGLILCVLLGAELFTSTTLTLVAKAANRISWAQLFKNWGLVYFGNLIGGLIIVALIIMSAEYTAADGQWGLNAMKVAQHKIHHSFFEALALGILCNLMVCLAVWMAFGARTATDKVMVMLLPVAMFVASGFEHSIANMFMIPVGIAIHAVAGPEFWQAIGQDPATFADLTVSNFVLNNLIPVTLGNIIGGGVMVGLTYWFIFRRHH; encoded by the coding sequence TTGAAAGCAGAATCTCCCTTTGATTGTCTGAAGCCCGAAGCCATAGCCGCGCTGGCAGAAGACATTACCTATGCCAAGGCAACCAAGCCCGCCCACAAGGTCATTCCTCTGGCCATCACGGCAGGTGCTTTCATCGCCATCGCATTCGTGTTCTATATCACCGTCACCACGGGATCGAGCGGCATGGCCTGGGGAATGTCCAAGCTGGTCGGCGGTCTCTGTTTCTCCCTCGGTCTCATTCTGTGCGTACTGCTCGGTGCCGAGCTCTTCACCTCCACCACCCTTACCCTGGTGGCCAAGGCCGCCAACCGCATCAGCTGGGCTCAGCTGTTCAAGAACTGGGGTCTGGTCTACTTCGGCAACCTCATCGGCGGGCTTATCATAGTTGCGCTCATCATCATGTCGGCCGAATACACGGCGGCGGATGGTCAGTGGGGGCTGAATGCCATGAAAGTGGCCCAGCACAAGATCCATCACAGCTTCTTCGAGGCCCTGGCCCTTGGCATCCTCTGCAACCTCATGGTGTGTCTCGCCGTGTGGATGGCCTTTGGTGCCCGCACTGCCACCGACAAGGTGATGGTGATGCTGCTCCCCGTCGCCATGTTCGTGGCCTCCGGCTTTGAGCACAGCATCGCAAACATGTTTATGATCCCGGTCGGCATCGCCATCCATGCGGTAGCAGGCCCGGAATTCTGGCAGGCCATCGGCCAGGACCCGGCCACCTTCGCCGACTTGACCGTATCCAACTTCGTCCTAAACAACCTCATTCCGGTCACCCTTGGTAATATCATTGGTGGCGGCGTCATGGTTGGTCTGACTTACTGGTTTATCTTCCGTCGCCATCATTAA
- the phnX gene encoding phosphonoacetaldehyde hydrolase, producing the protein MTDLQIAADPSTDVEALILDWAGTVVDFGSFAPTSIFVEAFARAYDFPVSLEEARQPMGLGKWDHIAALGRLSSVDARWQARFGHPMSHAEVDHLYHTFMPLQIAAVTRFAAPIPGVLPVLDGLRAKGLRIGSCSGYPRPVMEALVPAAADHGYRPDHWVATDDLKAGGRPGPWMALANLIELGVSAVHRCIKVDDAVPGISEGLNAGMWTVGLSVSGNEFGATWEEFDAMSEVEIAARRAPAEAKLRGAGAHYVIDTLADIAPVIADINRRLAAGERP; encoded by the coding sequence ATGACTGACTTGCAGATTGCCGCAGACCCGAGCACCGATGTGGAGGCACTGATCCTCGATTGGGCCGGCACCGTCGTCGATTTTGGCTCCTTCGCCCCCACCTCCATCTTCGTCGAGGCCTTCGCCCGCGCCTATGACTTCCCCGTGAGCCTGGAGGAAGCGCGCCAGCCCATGGGCCTTGGCAAGTGGGATCATATCGCCGCCCTGGGCCGTCTTTCCTCGGTGGATGCGCGCTGGCAGGCCCGCTTCGGCCACCCCATGAGCCACGCCGAGGTGGACCACCTCTATCACACCTTTATGCCGCTGCAGATTGCCGCCGTGACCCGCTTCGCCGCCCCCATCCCGGGCGTGCTGCCGGTGCTGGATGGGCTGCGAGCAAAAGGGCTGCGCATTGGCTCCTGCTCCGGCTATCCCCGCCCGGTGATGGAGGCGCTGGTACCGGCGGCGGCCGATCACGGCTATCGCCCCGATCACTGGGTTGCCACCGACGATCTCAAGGCCGGTGGGCGCCCCGGCCCCTGGATGGCGCTGGCCAACCTGATTGAGCTGGGAGTGAGTGCAGTGCATCGCTGCATCAAGGTCGATGACGCCGTGCCGGGTATCAGCGAGGGGCTGAACGCCGGTATGTGGACCGTAGGTCTGTCGGTTTCCGGCAACGAGTTCGGTGCCACCTGGGAAGAATTTGATGCCATGAGCGAGGTGGAGATAGCCGCCCGGCGCGCACCGGCAGAGGCCAAGCTGCGGGGGGCGGGTGCCCACTATGTGATCGATACCCTGGCCGACATAGCCCCCGTCATCGCCGATATCAATCGCCGTCTGGCGGCAGGGGAGCGGCCCTGA
- the cspD gene encoding cold shock-like protein CspD: protein MATGTVKWFNNAKGFGFICPEGGGEDIFAHYSTIQMEGYKTLKAGQAVNFELQQGPKGNHASVIVPNEAQNM from the coding sequence ATGGCAACCGGAACAGTCAAGTGGTTCAACAACGCAAAAGGATTTGGGTTTATCTGTCCGGAAGGCGGTGGTGAAGACATCTTCGCTCACTACTCCACGATTCAAATGGAAGGTTACAAGACCTTGAAAGCGGGTCAGGCAGTCAACTTTGAACTGCAGCAGGGGCCGAAAGGAAATCACGCCTCTGTCATCGTGCCAAACGAAGCACAGAACATGTAA
- the pflB gene encoding formate C-acetyltransferase, whose product MAELNEQFQKAWEGFAAGEWQTSVNTRDFIQKNYTPYEGDESFLAGATEATTKLWDKVMEGIKIENRTHAPVDFDTDLPSTITAHDAGYIDQSLEQIVGLQTDKPLKRAIIANGGIKMVKTSCEVYGRQLDPMVEKIFTEYRKTHNQGVFDVYTKDILNCRKSGVITGLPDAYGRGRIIGDYRRVALYGIDFLMADKLAQFKSLQADLENGVNLEATIRLREEISEQHRALAQMKVMAAKYGCDISVPAKTAKEAVQWTYFAYLAAVKSQNGAAMSFGRTSSFLDVYIERDLKKGLLTEQEAQELMDHMVMKLRMVRFLRTPEYDSLFSGDPMWATETLAGMGVDGRTLVTKNSFRMLNTLYTMGPSPEPNLTILWSEKLPVGFKKYCAKVSIETSSVQYENDDLMRPDFNNDDYAIACCVSPMIVGKQMQFFGARANLAKTMLYAINGGMDEKLKIQVGPKTEMVKSEYLDYNDVMDRLDHFMDWLAKQYVAALNIIHYMHDKYSYEASLMALHDRDVYRTMACGIAGLSVAADSLSAIKYAKVKPVRDEDGVAIDFEIDGEYPQFGNNDARVDDIACDLVERFMKKIQKLNTYRGAVATQSVLTITSNVVYGKKTGNTPDGRRSGAPFGPGANPMHGRDQKGAVASLTSVAKLPFAYAKDGISYTFSIVPNALGKDMEAQKANLAGLMDGYFHHEANLEGGQHLNVNVMNREMLLDAMENPEKYPQLTIRVSGYAVRFNSLTKEQQQDVITRTFTASL is encoded by the coding sequence ATGGCAGAACTTAACGAACAGTTCCAAAAAGCATGGGAAGGCTTCGCGGCCGGTGAATGGCAGACCTCTGTCAACACCCGTGACTTCATCCAGAAGAACTACACCCCGTATGAAGGTGACGAGTCCTTCCTGGCTGGCGCGACCGAAGCTACCACCAAGCTGTGGGACAAGGTCATGGAAGGGATCAAGATCGAGAACCGCACTCACGCGCCGGTCGATTTTGATACCGACCTGCCCTCCACCATTACCGCTCACGATGCCGGCTATATCGATCAGAGCCTGGAGCAAATCGTTGGTCTGCAGACCGACAAGCCGCTCAAGCGCGCCATCATCGCCAACGGCGGTATCAAGATGGTCAAGACCTCTTGCGAAGTCTACGGTCGTCAACTTGACCCCATGGTCGAGAAGATCTTCACCGAGTACCGCAAGACTCACAACCAAGGCGTGTTCGACGTTTACACCAAGGACATCCTGAACTGCCGTAAATCCGGCGTCATCACCGGTCTGCCGGATGCCTACGGCCGTGGCCGCATCATCGGTGACTACCGCCGTGTTGCCCTGTACGGTATCGACTTCCTGATGGCCGACAAGCTGGCCCAGTTCAAGTCCCTGCAGGCCGACCTGGAAAACGGTGTCAACCTGGAAGCCACCATCCGTCTGCGCGAAGAGATCTCCGAGCAGCACCGTGCCCTGGCCCAGATGAAGGTGATGGCCGCCAAATATGGCTGCGACATCTCTGTACCGGCCAAGACCGCCAAAGAAGCCGTGCAGTGGACCTACTTCGCCTACCTGGCGGCAGTCAAGTCCCAGAACGGTGCCGCCATGTCCTTCGGTCGTACCTCCAGCTTCCTGGACGTCTACATCGAACGTGACCTGAAGAAAGGCCTGCTGACCGAGCAAGAAGCCCAGGAGCTGATGGACCACATGGTCATGAAGCTGCGTATGGTTCGCTTCCTGCGTACTCCTGAATACGATTCACTGTTCTCCGGCGACCCCATGTGGGCAACCGAGACCCTGGCCGGTATGGGCGTTGATGGCCGTACCCTGGTCACCAAGAACAGCTTCCGTATGCTGAACACCCTGTACACCATGGGCCCGTCCCCTGAGCCGAACCTGACCATACTGTGGTCCGAGAAGCTGCCGGTCGGTTTCAAGAAGTACTGCGCCAAGGTATCCATCGAGACCTCTTCCGTTCAGTACGAGAACGATGACCTGATGCGTCCGGACTTCAACAACGATGACTATGCCATCGCTTGCTGTGTGTCCCCGATGATCGTCGGCAAACAGATGCAGTTCTTCGGTGCCCGTGCCAACCTGGCCAAGACCATGCTGTATGCAATCAACGGCGGCATGGACGAGAAGCTCAAGATCCAGGTCGGCCCGAAAACCGAAATGGTCAAGTCCGAGTACCTCGACTACAACGACGTGATGGATCGTCTGGATCACTTCATGGACTGGCTGGCCAAGCAGTACGTCGCCGCCCTGAACATCATCCACTACATGCACGACAAGTACAGCTACGAAGCCTCCCTGATGGCGCTGCACGACCGTGACGTCTATCGCACCATGGCTTGCGGCATCGCCGGTCTGTCCGTGGCAGCCGACTCCCTGTCTGCCATCAAGTACGCCAAGGTCAAGCCGGTTCGTGACGAAGATGGCGTTGCCATCGACTTCGAAATCGACGGCGAGTACCCGCAGTTCGGTAACAACGACGCTCGCGTCGATGACATCGCCTGTGACCTGGTCGAGCGCTTCATGAAGAAAATTCAGAAGCTGAACACCTACCGTGGTGCCGTGGCGACCCAGTCCGTGCTGACCATCACCTCCAACGTGGTGTACGGCAAGAAGACCGGTAACACCCCGGATGGCCGTCGCTCCGGTGCGCCGTTCGGCCCGGGTGCCAACCCGATGCACGGTCGTGATCAGAAGGGTGCTGTTGCGTCCCTGACTTCCGTCGCCAAGCTGCCGTTCGCCTACGCCAAAGATGGTATCTCCTATACCTTCTCCATCGTACCGAACGCCCTGGGCAAAGACATGGAAGCCCAGAAAGCCAACCTGGCCGGCCTGATGGATGGTTACTTCCACCATGAAGCCAACCTGGAAGGTGGTCAGCACCTGAACGTCAACGTGATGAACCGTGAAATGCTGCTGGACGCCATGGAAAACCCGGAGAAATATCCGCAGTTGACCATCCGCGTATCCGGTTATGCCGTTCGCTTCAACTCTTTGACCAAAGAGCAACAGCAAGACGTCATCACCCGTACCTTCACCGCCTCTCTGTAA
- the asd gene encoding aspartate-semialdehyde dehydrogenase, producing MKKVGLVGWRGMVGSVLMSRMQEEKDFARIQPTFFTTSQAGEAAPNFGVDAGTLQDAFDIEALAAQEIIITAQGGDYTKDVYPRLLASGWQGYWIDAASSLRMEKDAVIILDPVNGDVIDEALDKGIKTFVGGNCTVSLMLLALGGLFKGDLVEWVSVATYQAASGGGARHMRELVTQMGLLRDEVAVELADPASAILDIERKITEKTRSGTLPVDNFGVPLAGGLIPWIDTKLDNGQSREEWKGQAETNKILGIEDAAIPVDGLCVRIGALRCHSQAFTIKLKKDVPLPEIEALLAAHNDWVKVIPNDRDVTARELTPAAVTGTLNIPVGRLRKLNMGPEYLAAFTVGDQLLWGAAEPLRRMLNILLAR from the coding sequence ATGAAAAAAGTAGGTTTGGTCGGTTGGCGTGGCATGGTGGGTTCGGTACTGATGAGCCGGATGCAGGAAGAGAAGGATTTTGCCCGCATTCAACCCACCTTCTTCACCACCTCCCAGGCCGGTGAGGCCGCCCCCAATTTCGGCGTCGATGCCGGTACCTTGCAGGACGCCTTCGATATCGAGGCGCTGGCCGCACAGGAGATCATCATCACCGCCCAGGGTGGCGACTACACCAAGGATGTCTACCCCCGTCTGCTGGCCTCCGGCTGGCAGGGTTACTGGATTGATGCCGCCTCCTCCCTGCGCATGGAGAAAGATGCCGTCATCATCCTGGATCCGGTCAACGGCGACGTGATCGACGAGGCGCTGGACAAGGGGATCAAGACCTTCGTCGGCGGCAACTGCACCGTCAGCCTGATGCTGCTGGCCCTGGGTGGCCTGTTCAAGGGCGATCTGGTTGAGTGGGTGAGTGTGGCCACCTATCAGGCCGCATCGGGCGGTGGCGCGCGCCACATGCGCGAGCTGGTCACCCAGATGGGGCTGCTGCGCGACGAAGTGGCGGTAGAGCTGGCGGATCCTGCCTCCGCCATCCTCGACATCGAGCGCAAGATCACCGAGAAAACCCGCTCTGGCACCCTGCCGGTGGACAACTTTGGTGTGCCGCTGGCCGGTGGTCTCATCCCCTGGATCGACACCAAGCTCGACAACGGCCAGAGCCGCGAAGAGTGGAAGGGTCAGGCCGAGACCAACAAGATCCTCGGCATTGAAGATGCCGCCATTCCGGTGGATGGCCTCTGCGTGCGGATCGGCGCCCTGCGTTGCCACAGCCAGGCCTTCACCATCAAGCTGAAGAAAGACGTGCCGCTCCCCGAGATCGAGGCCCTGCTGGCCGCTCACAACGACTGGGTCAAGGTGATCCCGAACGATCGCGACGTTACGGCCCGGGAGCTGACCCCGGCCGCCGTTACCGGCACTCTCAACATCCCGGTCGGTCGTCTGCGCAAGCTCAACATGGGCCCGGAATACCTGGCCGCCTTCACCGTGGGTGACCAGCTGCTGTGGGGCGCCGCCGAGCCGCTGCGCCGCATGCTCAACATCCTGCTGGCCCGCTGA
- the ycaO gene encoding 30S ribosomal protein S12 methylthiotransferase accessory factor YcaO, with protein sequence MTDHTFIPGKDAALEDSIERFQTKLQALGFDIEEASWLNPVPNVWSVHIRDKECALCFTNGKGASKKAALASALGEYFERLSTNYFFADFYLGEQVANGDFVHYPNEKWFPIEGDQLPAGLLDSFTRKFYNPDGEVTADMLVDLQSGNEERGIVALPFERQSDHQTVYIPMNIIGNLYVSNGMSAGNTRNEARTQGLSEVFERHVKNKIIAEAISLPEIPSEVIARYPGIKASIDALEAEGFPIYSFDASLGGRYPVICVVLLNPSNGTCFASFGAHPRFEVAFERTVTELLQGRGLKDLDVFVPPSFDNEQVADHHNLETHFIDSSGLISWDLFKQEADFEFADWDFRGSSQEEFDHLIGIFHELEQPVYIADYEHLGVYACRILVPGMSDIYPVEDLLLANNTMGAHLRETILALPSLEWDAEQYMALFDQLDEEGHDERTRVRELLGIAAAKGTALHTLRVGELKAMLALAAGELESALDLIDWTMEFNQSVFPADRANYYRALRACVELFLDEERDPEQYRPVFARMFGEETLAQAWAHARGEARFHGLEAADLSLSQFPLHQKLLAAYEKLQKAKRIHTWN encoded by the coding sequence ATGACCGACCACACTTTTATTCCCGGCAAGGACGCGGCGCTGGAAGACTCCATCGAGCGGTTCCAGACCAAGTTGCAGGCCCTGGGATTTGATATCGAAGAGGCCTCCTGGCTCAACCCCGTGCCCAACGTCTGGTCCGTGCACATCCGGGACAAAGAGTGCGCCCTCTGCTTCACCAACGGCAAGGGAGCCAGCAAGAAGGCGGCCCTGGCTTCGGCCCTGGGGGAGTATTTCGAGCGTCTCTCCACCAACTACTTCTTCGCCGACTTCTATCTGGGGGAGCAGGTTGCCAATGGCGACTTCGTCCACTACCCGAACGAGAAGTGGTTCCCCATCGAGGGTGACCAACTGCCCGCCGGCCTGCTCGACAGCTTCACCCGCAAGTTCTACAACCCGGATGGCGAAGTGACTGCCGACATGCTGGTGGATCTGCAATCCGGCAACGAAGAGCGCGGCATCGTCGCCCTGCCCTTCGAGCGTCAGTCCGATCATCAGACCGTCTATATCCCGATGAACATCATCGGCAACCTCTATGTCTCCAACGGCATGAGCGCCGGCAACACCAGGAACGAGGCCCGCACCCAGGGCTTGTCCGAGGTGTTCGAGCGCCACGTGAAGAACAAGATCATCGCCGAAGCCATTAGCCTGCCCGAGATCCCGAGCGAGGTGATCGCCCGCTACCCCGGCATCAAGGCCTCCATCGATGCACTGGAAGCCGAAGGCTTCCCCATCTACAGCTTCGATGCCTCTCTGGGTGGCCGCTATCCGGTCATCTGCGTGGTGCTGCTCAACCCGAGCAACGGCACCTGCTTTGCCTCCTTCGGCGCCCACCCGCGCTTCGAGGTGGCCTTCGAGCGGACCGTCACCGAGCTGCTGCAGGGCCGTGGCCTCAAGGATCTGGACGTCTTCGTGCCGCCGTCATTCGACAACGAGCAGGTGGCTGATCACCACAATCTGGAGACCCACTTCATCGACTCCTCCGGCCTCATCAGCTGGGACCTGTTCAAGCAGGAAGCCGACTTCGAGTTTGCCGACTGGGACTTCCGCGGCAGCTCCCAGGAGGAGTTCGATCACCTGATCGGCATCTTCCACGAGCTGGAGCAGCCGGTCTACATCGCCGACTACGAGCACCTGGGCGTCTACGCCTGCCGCATCCTGGTGCCGGGCATGTCCGACATCTATCCGGTCGAGGATCTGCTGCTGGCCAACAACACCATGGGCGCCCACCTGCGGGAAACCATCCTGGCCCTGCCGTCCCTGGAGTGGGACGCGGAGCAGTACATGGCACTCTTTGATCAGCTGGATGAAGAGGGTCACGACGAGCGCACCCGGGTGCGCGAGCTGCTTGGCATCGCCGCCGCCAAGGGCACGGCCCTGCATACCCTGCGGGTGGGCGAGCTCAAGGCCATGCTGGCGCTGGCCGCCGGTGAGCTGGAAAGCGCGCTGGATCTCATCGACTGGACCATGGAGTTCAACCAGTCGGTGTTCCCGGCGGATCGCGCGAACTACTACCGCGCCCTGCGCGCCTGCGTCGAGCTGTTCCTGGATGAAGAGCGTGACCCCGAGCAGTACCGCCCGGTGTTCGCCCGCATGTTCGGGGAAGAGACGCTGGCGCAGGCCTGGGCCCATGCCCGCGGCGAGGCTCGTTTCCACGGGCTGGAGGCGGCCGATCTGTCCCTCTCCCAGTTCCCGCTGCATCAGAAATTGCTCGCGGCCTACGAGAAACTGCAAAAAGCCAAACGAATCCATACATGGAACTGA
- the clpA gene encoding ATP-dependent Clp protease ATP-binding subunit ClpA: protein MLNKDLEKTLNEAFKLARDERHEFMTVEHLLLALLDNSSAHEALSSCGADVEQMRKEIRAFINQTTPLIPRDDEDRETQPTLGFQRVLQRAVFHVQSSGNTEVSGANVLVAIFSEQESQAAYFLKKAEISRLDVVNFLSHGVRKDSKPESGGNNAESDDEVSSAQIESFATNLNQLVLEGRIDPLIGRDQELSRTIQVLCRRRKNNPLLVGEAGVGKTAIAEGLAYRIVKGDVPEVIANSTIYSLDMGSLLAGTKYRGDFEKRLKVLLKQIERQEGAILFIDEIHTIIGAGAASGGQLDAANLIKPLLSNGLLRCVGSTTYQEYSQIFEKDRALARRFQKIDIVEPSIDDTTRILMGLKSRYEAHHGVRYTVKAIRAAVELSAKYINDRHLPDKAIDVIDEAGAGQRLLPVSKRKKVINVPEIEAIVAKIARIPEKSVSSSDKEVLKNLERNLKMVVFGQDKAITVLTDAIRLSRSGLGNERRPVGCFLFAGPTGVGKTEVTQQLGKALGVEVLRFDMSEYMERHTVSRLIGAPPGYVGFEQGGLLTDSVLKHPHSVVLLDEIEKAHPDVFNLLLQVMDNGTLTDNNGRKADFRNVILVMTTNAGVQETQRKSIGFQQQDMSHDAMAVINKTFSPEFRNRLDHTIWFNHLDMAVIHQVVDKFIVELQVQLDAKGVSLEVSEEARHWLAEKGYDRAMGARPMGRVIQEHLKKPLANEILFGSLVEGGVVRVELVNNSLSFDFQVNVEAVSH from the coding sequence ATGTTGAACAAAGATCTAGAAAAGACGCTGAACGAGGCTTTCAAACTGGCCCGTGACGAGCGCCACGAATTCATGACCGTCGAGCACCTGTTGTTAGCCCTGCTGGATAACAGCTCAGCCCATGAGGCGCTGAGTTCGTGTGGTGCGGATGTGGAGCAGATGCGCAAGGAAATTCGCGCATTCATCAATCAAACGACCCCGCTCATCCCCCGCGATGACGAAGACAGAGAAACCCAACCGACCCTTGGTTTCCAGCGCGTGCTGCAACGTGCCGTGTTCCATGTCCAGTCGTCGGGCAATACCGAGGTAAGCGGCGCCAATGTGCTGGTCGCCATCTTCAGCGAACAGGAGTCCCAGGCCGCCTACTTCCTGAAAAAGGCCGAGATCAGCCGGCTGGACGTGGTGAACTTCCTCTCCCACGGGGTGCGCAAAGACAGCAAGCCCGAGAGTGGCGGCAACAATGCCGAGTCCGACGATGAGGTCTCCTCCGCCCAGATCGAGAGCTTCGCCACCAACCTCAACCAGTTGGTGCTGGAGGGGCGCATCGACCCGCTTATCGGTCGCGATCAGGAGCTGAGTCGTACCATCCAGGTGTTGTGCCGTCGCCGCAAGAACAATCCCTTGCTGGTGGGGGAAGCCGGTGTGGGCAAGACCGCCATCGCCGAGGGGCTCGCCTATCGCATCGTCAAGGGTGACGTGCCCGAGGTGATAGCAAACAGCACCATCTACTCTCTGGACATGGGCTCCCTGCTGGCAGGCACCAAGTACCGCGGTGACTTCGAGAAGCGTCTCAAGGTGCTGCTCAAGCAGATTGAACGCCAGGAAGGTGCCATCCTCTTCATCGACGAGATCCATACCATCATTGGGGCGGGTGCAGCCTCTGGCGGCCAGCTGGATGCGGCCAACCTCATCAAGCCGCTGCTCTCCAATGGTCTGCTGCGCTGCGTGGGATCCACCACCTATCAGGAATACTCCCAGATTTTTGAAAAAGATCGGGCTCTGGCGCGCCGTTTCCAGAAGATCGACATCGTCGAGCCGAGCATAGATGACACCACCCGTATTCTGATGGGGCTCAAGAGCCGTTATGAGGCGCACCATGGCGTTCGTTACACCGTCAAGGCCATCCGTGCCGCGGTCGAGCTCTCCGCCAAGTACATCAATGACCGTCACCTGCCGGACAAGGCCATCGACGTGATCGACGAGGCGGGGGCGGGGCAACGTCTGCTGCCGGTCAGCAAGCGTAAAAAAGTGATCAATGTGCCGGAAATCGAGGCCATAGTCGCGAAGATTGCCCGCATCCCGGAGAAATCAGTCTCCTCTTCCGACAAGGAGGTGCTGAAGAACCTGGAGCGCAACCTCAAGATGGTGGTGTTCGGCCAGGACAAGGCCATCACCGTATTGACCGATGCCATCCGGCTGTCACGCTCCGGCCTTGGCAACGAGCGTCGCCCTGTGGGCTGCTTCCTGTTTGCCGGCCCGACCGGGGTAGGCAAGACCGAAGTCACCCAGCAACTCGGCAAGGCGCTCGGAGTCGAGGTACTGCGCTTTGATATGTCCGAATACATGGAGCGCCATACCGTCTCCCGCCTGATCGGGGCGCCTCCGGGTTATGTGGGTTTCGAGCAGGGCGGCTTGCTGACCGATTCTGTGCTCAAGCATCCCCATTCGGTGGTGCTGCTGGACGAGATCGAGAAGGCGCACCCGGATGTCTTCAACTTGCTGTTGCAAGTTATGGACAACGGCACCCTGACGGACAACAACGGACGCAAGGCCGATTTTCGCAACGTGATCCTGGTGATGACCACCAACGCGGGTGTGCAGGAGACCCAGCGCAAGTCCATTGGCTTCCAGCAGCAGGACATGAGCCACGACGCCATGGCGGTGATCAACAAGACGTTCAGCCCGGAGTTCCGCAACCGGCTCGATCACACCATCTGGTTCAACCATCTGGACATGGCGGTGATCCATCAGGTCGTCGACAAGTTCATCGTCGAACTGCAGGTACAGCTGGATGCCAAAGGGGTGTCACTGGAGGTATCTGAAGAGGCGCGCCACTGGTTGGCCGAGAAAGGTTATGATCGGGCAATGGGTGCAAGACCCATGGGACGGGTCATTCAGGAGCACCTCAAGAAGCCGTTGGCCAATGAGATCCTGTTTGGCTCACTGGTCGAAGGCGGAGTGGTGAGAGTGGAGCTGGTGAATAACAGCCTCAGCTTTGACTTCCAGGTCAATGTTGAAGCTGTCTCTCACTAA